A genomic segment from Luteolibacter ambystomatis encodes:
- a CDS encoding NAD(P)/FAD-dependent oxidoreductase encodes MSERNASAKGPRKVLIIGGGFAGLECAQKLANDSRFDVTLVDRNNHHLFQPLLYQVATASLAASDIARSIRQVLTKAKNVTVLMDEITAIDSDAKTANGKSGTVYHYDTLLLAAGARTGYFGRDEWAEHTLGLKTLAEAQTVRRTVLSNLEKAELTSDPAEKKRLMTVVIIGGGPTGVELAGAFADLIHRSLKEDFRRIDTSKLRVLLLEGADRILAVYDKDQSDYTKKRLIKEGVEVMTSTKVVNITKGRAELEDGTVLESEAIIWAAGVAANPLAALLGVPTDRGGRVTPNPDLSLPGKPDIFVAGDLVAILDENGKPVPGVAPAASQMGRHVAKVLKEDARLDTTSFAGDKASLRAKFRYWDKGLMAIIGKNHAVVKAGQMRVKGFIAWLMWLFIHILFLVGFRNKLSVLLGWAFSYIRDNPEARVIVNRPGTVAKEA; translated from the coding sequence ATGAGCGAGCGAAACGCCAGCGCCAAGGGCCCCCGGAAGGTACTCATCATCGGGGGCGGATTTGCAGGATTGGAATGTGCACAGAAGTTGGCGAATGACTCCCGGTTCGACGTGACCCTCGTGGACCGGAACAATCACCACTTGTTCCAACCTCTTCTTTATCAAGTCGCCACGGCCTCCCTCGCCGCGTCCGACATCGCCCGTTCCATCCGTCAGGTGCTGACCAAGGCGAAGAACGTAACCGTGCTGATGGACGAGATCACCGCCATCGACAGCGATGCGAAGACCGCCAACGGGAAGTCCGGCACCGTTTACCACTACGATACCCTTCTGCTCGCTGCCGGAGCCCGCACCGGCTACTTCGGTCGCGACGAGTGGGCGGAGCACACGCTGGGCCTCAAGACCCTCGCGGAAGCACAAACGGTGCGCCGCACGGTGCTTTCCAATCTGGAGAAAGCCGAGCTGACCAGCGATCCAGCCGAAAAGAAGCGCCTCATGACCGTGGTCATCATCGGTGGCGGTCCGACCGGCGTCGAGCTGGCCGGTGCCTTCGCCGACCTGATCCACCGCTCGCTGAAGGAGGACTTCCGCCGCATCGATACCTCCAAGCTGCGCGTGCTGCTGCTGGAGGGAGCCGACCGCATCCTCGCCGTTTACGACAAGGACCAGAGCGATTATACCAAAAAGCGACTGATCAAGGAGGGCGTGGAAGTCATGACCTCCACCAAGGTGGTGAACATCACCAAAGGCCGGGCGGAACTGGAGGACGGCACCGTTCTCGAATCCGAGGCCATCATCTGGGCCGCCGGTGTGGCTGCCAACCCGCTGGCCGCCCTCCTCGGCGTGCCGACCGACCGCGGCGGCCGGGTGACTCCGAATCCGGACCTCTCCCTTCCCGGCAAGCCGGACATCTTCGTGGCTGGTGACTTGGTCGCCATACTCGACGAGAACGGCAAGCCGGTGCCCGGCGTGGCCCCCGCCGCCTCCCAGATGGGCCGCCACGTGGCGAAGGTTCTCAAGGAGGACGCTCGTCTCGATACTACCAGCTTCGCAGGCGACAAGGCCTCGCTGCGCGCGAAGTTCCGTTACTGGGACAAGGGCCTCATGGCCATCATCGGCAAAAACCACGCCGTGGTGAAGGCCGGCCAGATGCGGGTAAAAGGCTTCATCGCCTGGCTGATGTGGCTGTTCATCCACATTCTGTTCCTCGTCGGCTTCCGCAACAAGCTCTCGGTCCTGCTCGGCTGGGCGTTCTCCTACATCCGGGACAATCCGGAGGCGCGGGTGATCGTCAACCGCCCGGGCACGGTCGCCAAGGAGGCGTAA
- a CDS encoding DUF4190 domain-containing protein: MNTPIPAALPARTSKAAIASLICGIGGLFTGPLTGIPAIITGHIAQKNIKRSGGTLGGGTVSMIGLVMGYATSVIVGTIALLVALAMPVLLKQQEKATSVMITSHMIQMVVLFEEFESDYGSFPSDALAGQIKEDTGLTAKNTLYQLEAAGITSDLKSLLRVSRNMKGDWHYFPGAKSTGPRRLVLISPAIGDKRYKALFSDASIEDFTPEQQQQAVLKSGPDTVMIPGKDLR; the protein is encoded by the coding sequence GTGAACACTCCGATCCCAGCCGCCCTACCCGCCAGGACAAGCAAAGCCGCCATCGCCAGCCTCATTTGCGGGATCGGCGGCCTTTTCACCGGGCCGCTCACGGGCATCCCCGCCATCATCACCGGCCACATCGCCCAGAAAAATATCAAACGCTCCGGCGGCACCCTCGGCGGAGGCACCGTGTCCATGATCGGTCTGGTCATGGGCTACGCCACCAGCGTCATTGTCGGCACCATCGCGCTGCTGGTCGCCCTTGCCATGCCGGTGCTGCTGAAGCAGCAGGAAAAAGCAACGTCCGTCATGATCACCTCCCACATGATCCAGATGGTGGTGCTATTCGAAGAATTTGAATCCGACTATGGCAGCTTTCCCTCGGACGCTCTTGCCGGACAGATCAAGGAGGACACAGGTCTGACCGCGAAGAACACCCTGTACCAGCTCGAGGCCGCCGGAATCACTTCCGATCTGAAGTCTTTGCTGCGCGTCTCGCGCAATATGAAAGGCGATTGGCACTACTTCCCCGGCGCGAAATCCACCGGCCCTCGCCGCTTGGTGCTGATCAGCCCCGCCATCGGCGACAAGAGATACAAGGCACTGTTTTCCGATGCATCAATCGAGGATTTTACGCCCGAGCAACAACAGCAGGCTGTGCTGAAGTCCGGTCCCGATACAGTGATGATACCAGGAAAAGACCTGCGCTAG
- a CDS encoding histone deacetylase family protein: MRCFYSQDFELALPAGHPFPMDKFRVSKDMLLEGGILRPEEIIDVRVADSHLLKLAHQPDYISKIQSGLLDRKEQLLLGLPASPQLYSRSATEVEATRLACHAALAEGIGVCLAGGTHHAFSEHGEGYCVFNDIAIAIRDIQDKQPGIRIMVVDTDAHQGNGTNAILGHDPRVFTYSIHVGRNYPTKKVDGSMDVETVRYVEGEMYLKQLFTSLANALDAFSPDLVIWVAGADNHRNDRFGQMHLSVKDLQRRDEVLLRAFLRNRIPVTVLYGGGYNRQPEFTAKLHRNTVATAKKLAAEYRGL, encoded by the coding sequence ATGCGCTGCTTCTACTCCCAGGATTTCGAGCTCGCCCTGCCTGCCGGGCACCCGTTTCCGATGGACAAGTTCCGCGTGTCGAAGGACATGCTGCTGGAAGGCGGCATCCTGCGCCCGGAGGAGATCATCGACGTGCGGGTGGCGGATTCCCATCTGCTGAAGCTGGCGCACCAGCCTGACTACATCTCGAAGATCCAGTCCGGTTTGCTCGACCGGAAGGAGCAGCTCCTGCTCGGACTGCCCGCCAGCCCGCAGCTTTATTCGCGCAGCGCCACCGAAGTAGAGGCCACGCGTTTGGCCTGTCATGCCGCGCTCGCGGAGGGCATCGGCGTCTGCCTTGCCGGCGGAACCCATCATGCCTTCAGCGAACACGGCGAGGGCTATTGCGTTTTCAACGATATCGCCATCGCCATCCGCGACATCCAGGACAAGCAGCCGGGCATCCGCATCATGGTGGTGGACACGGATGCGCACCAAGGAAACGGCACCAATGCCATCCTCGGCCATGACCCGCGCGTGTTCACGTATTCGATCCACGTCGGCCGCAATTATCCGACGAAAAAAGTGGATGGATCGATGGACGTGGAAACCGTCCGCTACGTGGAAGGGGAGATGTATCTCAAGCAGCTTTTCACTTCGCTGGCGAACGCGCTCGATGCCTTCTCGCCAGATCTGGTGATCTGGGTGGCGGGTGCGGACAACCATCGCAACGACCGTTTCGGGCAGATGCATCTTTCGGTGAAGGATCTCCAGCGCCGCGATGAAGTGCTGCTGCGTGCGTTTCTGAGGAACCGCATCCCGGTGACCGTGCTCTATGGCGGCGGATACAACCGTCAGCCGGAGTTCACGGCGAAGCTCCATCGCAACACCGTGGCGACCGCGAAGAAGCTGGCGGCGGAGTATCGGGGGCTGTGA
- a CDS encoding Ig-like domain-containing protein has translation MKAQPLAHVASLLRAAACGSLLTTIAAANEVPVVALTGPTDGVALQAGTYCKITANASDRDGSIVKVEFSVDGVVIGEATRAPYEVTWNNPRAGSRVVSVQATDNEGAVSRWDYAIVSSQARATDPQWTEGPRKGYQMTLYGQPGTSYQVQYSEDMRTWKTIRTVDVKHDAGIVITDTSAASNDTRRYYRFLAMK, from the coding sequence ATGAAAGCACAACCCCTTGCCCATGTTGCCAGTCTCCTCCGTGCCGCCGCGTGCGGATCCTTGCTCACCACCATCGCCGCTGCCAACGAGGTGCCGGTGGTGGCACTGACCGGTCCCACCGATGGAGTCGCACTCCAAGCCGGGACGTATTGCAAGATCACCGCCAATGCCAGCGACCGGGATGGCTCGATCGTCAAGGTCGAGTTCTCCGTGGATGGCGTGGTGATCGGTGAAGCCACGCGCGCGCCCTATGAAGTCACCTGGAACAATCCGCGCGCCGGTTCACGGGTGGTGTCCGTGCAGGCCACCGACAACGAGGGCGCGGTCAGCCGCTGGGACTATGCCATCGTCAGCAGCCAGGCCCGTGCCACCGATCCGCAATGGACCGAGGGACCGCGCAAGGGCTATCAGATGACACTCTATGGGCAGCCGGGCACCAGCTACCAAGTCCAGTATTCGGAAGACATGCGCACGTGGAAGACCATCCGCACCGTGGATGTGAAGCACGACGCCGGCATCGTGATCACCGATACCAGCGCCGCCAGCAATGACACGCGCCGCTACTACCGATTCCTCGCGATGAAGTGA
- a CDS encoding 2-dehydropantoate 2-reductase codes for MGFAAAVSWTFESVAVVGSGAIGLYYGGRLAQSGADVRFLLRSDFDAVSRDGIRCESVHGDFHLPQVRGFRMPEEIGPVDLVIVSWKATSNAQLTEVLPPLLHENTQVLTLQNGLGNCETIAEIAGADHVLGALCFVCLNRLSPGFVSHTAGGRISVGEFMPDDRGRSAEIVRRFKAASIPAELGEPLEEAQWKKLVWNVPFNGLAVAEGGVTTDVLLQTPGIEDEIRVLMGEVTGTARALGLDLSDDLIDFNIERTRPMGPYRPSSMIDFVEGREVEVGPIWEEPLRRGQAAGIAMPHLERLLTRIRKKIVERDSAVSAR; via the coding sequence ATGGGCTTTGCTGCCGCGGTGAGCTGGACCTTTGAATCGGTGGCGGTGGTGGGATCGGGAGCGATCGGGTTGTACTACGGCGGTCGCCTGGCGCAGTCCGGTGCGGATGTGCGTTTCCTGCTGCGCTCGGATTTCGATGCCGTGTCGCGCGATGGCATCCGCTGTGAAAGCGTGCATGGAGATTTCCACCTGCCGCAGGTCCGGGGTTTCCGCATGCCGGAGGAGATCGGGCCGGTGGACCTGGTGATCGTGTCATGGAAGGCCACGTCAAACGCGCAACTCACCGAAGTGCTGCCTCCGCTGCTGCATGAGAATACACAGGTGCTTACGCTTCAGAACGGCCTGGGGAACTGTGAGACGATCGCGGAGATCGCCGGAGCGGACCATGTGTTGGGCGCATTGTGTTTTGTGTGCCTCAACCGGCTCTCGCCGGGCTTTGTGAGCCACACGGCGGGCGGGAGGATCAGTGTGGGGGAATTCATGCCGGATGACCGTGGGCGCTCGGCGGAGATTGTCCGCCGTTTCAAAGCGGCCAGCATCCCTGCCGAACTAGGGGAGCCGCTGGAAGAAGCTCAATGGAAAAAGCTCGTTTGGAACGTTCCTTTCAATGGTCTCGCGGTTGCTGAAGGAGGAGTGACCACGGATGTATTGCTTCAAACTCCCGGCATCGAAGATGAGATCCGCGTCTTGATGGGGGAGGTCACGGGCACCGCCCGGGCGCTGGGGCTGGATCTTTCCGATGATCTGATCGATTTCAATATCGAGCGCACCCGTCCCATGGGCCCCTATCGTCCCTCCAGCATGATCGATTTCGTGGAGGGCCGGGAGGTGGAGGTCGGCCCGATCTGGGAGGAACCGCTGCGCCGTGGACAGGCTGCGGGAATCGCGATGCCGCATTTGGAACGCCTGCTCACCCGCATCCGGAAAAAGATCGTAGAGCGCGACTCGGCGGTCAGCGCGCGATGA
- a CDS encoding LysM peptidoglycan-binding domain-containing protein — protein sequence MKATTLYATLALVLGAPAAFSKSELETLRERRLELDQRIRQLEQENSRLKDSKETAKPVAAEKTEKPAAKSGTYTVRAGDTLEKIARKTNCSTLALGKANGIKSETIIHPGQILKLPGSSATASNRPDNSKADAKEKESKAVAKKDTKDKEPKTEVAKQESKPAKEAPTLASNESKTISNPAPKPAAPQPKPEATAEASKTPAPTTGGGAKPPTIRSIIIQDETSYGSFASQHGTTAERLNDLNGLTLSTSTVLAKGSELYIPAQP from the coding sequence ATGAAGGCGACCACGCTGTATGCCACTCTCGCACTGGTGCTCGGAGCACCGGCTGCATTTTCGAAATCGGAACTGGAAACCCTGCGCGAACGTCGCTTGGAGTTGGATCAGCGGATCCGCCAGCTTGAGCAGGAGAACAGCCGTTTGAAAGACTCCAAGGAAACCGCCAAGCCGGTCGCCGCCGAGAAGACCGAAAAACCTGCCGCCAAATCCGGCACCTACACGGTCCGCGCCGGTGACACCCTTGAGAAGATCGCCCGCAAGACCAACTGCTCCACCCTCGCCCTCGGCAAGGCCAACGGTATCAAGAGCGAGACAATCATTCATCCCGGCCAGATCCTGAAGCTTCCTGGTTCCAGTGCTACGGCTTCCAACCGCCCGGACAATTCCAAGGCCGATGCCAAGGAGAAGGAATCCAAGGCCGTGGCGAAGAAGGATACCAAGGACAAGGAGCCGAAGACGGAAGTCGCCAAGCAGGAATCAAAACCCGCCAAGGAGGCCCCAACGCTCGCTTCCAACGAATCCAAGACAATCTCCAATCCGGCTCCGAAGCCTGCCGCTCCGCAGCCGAAGCCCGAAGCCACCGCGGAAGCCTCCAAAACCCCGGCTCCAACCACCGGCGGCGGTGCGAAGCCACCCACGATCCGCTCGATCATCATCCAGGATGAAACCAGCTACGGCAGCTTCGCCTCCCAGCATGGCACCACGGCGGAACGCCTCAACGATCTCAACGGTCTCACTCTTAGTACCAGCACGGTCCTCGCCAAGGGTTCGGAACTTTATATTCCCGCCCAGCCTTAG
- the trpS gene encoding tryptophan--tRNA ligase has translation MRILTGLQPSGKLHVGNYFGAMQPAVQLQDKGEAFYFIADYHAMTSSQDPAALRENVRELAIDFLACGLDPERAVFFRQSAVPEVNELAWILSTVCPFSLLEKGHSYKDKVANGIAPNHALFAYPVLMAADILLYDSNQVPVGKDQKQHLEMTRDLAGKLNETYGEGTVVVPEPIIREDTAVVVGTDGRKMSKSYHNTLPIFGEEKPSKKIIMKDLVTDSTPLEEPKPVEDSTILALYKLFASEADYNQMVADHLSGGFGYGHFKTRLADAYWDFFAPMRARREEIIADPGYVDAVLKRGAERAREESAKVLARVRKAVGLV, from the coding sequence ATGCGAATCCTGACCGGGCTCCAACCCAGCGGAAAACTCCATGTCGGCAACTACTTCGGTGCGATGCAGCCGGCGGTGCAGTTGCAGGACAAGGGCGAGGCGTTCTACTTCATCGCCGACTACCATGCGATGACCTCGTCGCAGGATCCGGCGGCGCTGCGTGAAAACGTCCGCGAACTGGCGATCGATTTCCTCGCCTGCGGCCTCGATCCGGAGCGCGCGGTGTTCTTCCGCCAGAGCGCGGTGCCGGAGGTGAACGAGCTGGCGTGGATCCTCTCGACGGTCTGCCCGTTCAGTCTGCTGGAAAAGGGCCACTCGTATAAGGACAAGGTGGCGAACGGCATTGCGCCGAACCATGCGCTGTTCGCCTACCCGGTGCTGATGGCGGCGGACATCCTGCTTTACGATTCCAACCAGGTGCCGGTCGGCAAGGACCAGAAGCAGCACCTGGAGATGACCCGCGATCTGGCGGGGAAGCTCAATGAAACCTATGGGGAGGGGACGGTGGTCGTGCCGGAGCCGATCATCCGCGAGGACACCGCGGTAGTCGTCGGCACGGATGGCCGGAAGATGAGCAAGAGCTACCACAACACGCTCCCGATATTCGGCGAGGAGAAGCCTTCCAAGAAGATCATCATGAAGGACCTCGTCACCGACTCGACTCCGCTGGAGGAGCCGAAGCCGGTGGAGGACTCGACGATTCTCGCGCTTTACAAACTTTTCGCCAGCGAGGCGGACTACAACCAGATGGTGGCGGACCACCTCAGCGGTGGCTTCGGCTACGGCCATTTCAAGACGCGCCTGGCCGATGCCTACTGGGACTTCTTCGCGCCGATGCGTGCGCGCCGTGAGGAAATCATCGCCGATCCGGGCTATGTCGATGCCGTGCTGAAGCGCGGTGCCGAGCGCGCCCGCGAGGAGTCAGCGAAGGTGCTGGCTCGCGTCCGCAAGGCGGTCGGCCTCGTTTGA
- the cyoE gene encoding heme o synthase, whose amino-acid sequence MAEETPVPPAEEPHEPLLPVPGLRQDLAVLMKVRLNVFVLITAFFGYLLASRGHAFDWMRMLNTLLGTAAAAFGSAAFNQLMEIDLDKRMRRTANRPLPADRMDPMVAFGVGWVLSAFGILHLATLVNGLAATLTAATIAIYVFVYTPLKRLSSTNTLVGAIPGAIPPVIGWVGAGGALDWRAAFLFALLFLWQLPHFVAINWICREEYEQAGYKMWSNGDVSGKKSALLSTIFALMLAAISLMPWVMGFAGWLWGVFGPLLALLMAGLAWRFRAAGDRASARKLFFFTLIYLPAALGLLAIAWR is encoded by the coding sequence ATGGCCGAAGAAACTCCGGTGCCCCCTGCTGAAGAACCACACGAGCCGCTGCTGCCGGTCCCCGGACTGCGGCAGGATCTGGCCGTGCTGATGAAGGTGCGGCTGAACGTGTTCGTGCTGATCACGGCATTCTTCGGCTACCTGCTGGCTTCGCGGGGGCACGCTTTCGACTGGATGCGCATGTTGAATACGCTGCTGGGCACGGCGGCGGCGGCCTTCGGCTCCGCGGCGTTCAACCAGCTCATGGAGATCGACCTGGATAAGCGGATGCGCCGCACGGCGAATCGTCCGCTGCCTGCGGATCGCATGGACCCGATGGTGGCGTTCGGCGTCGGCTGGGTGCTTTCCGCCTTTGGTATCCTCCACCTCGCCACACTGGTGAATGGTCTTGCGGCCACGCTTACGGCAGCGACCATCGCCATCTACGTTTTCGTTTACACCCCGCTGAAGCGTCTCAGCTCCACCAATACGCTGGTGGGGGCGATTCCCGGAGCCATCCCTCCCGTGATCGGCTGGGTGGGGGCGGGAGGTGCGCTGGATTGGCGGGCGGCCTTCCTGTTCGCGCTGCTGTTCCTATGGCAGCTTCCGCATTTCGTGGCGATCAACTGGATCTGCCGCGAGGAATACGAGCAGGCGGGTTACAAAATGTGGTCGAATGGGGATGTCAGCGGGAAAAAGAGCGCGCTGCTGTCCACCATCTTCGCGTTGATGCTGGCGGCGATCTCTTTGATGCCGTGGGTGATGGGTTTCGCGGGCTGGCTGTGGGGCGTCTTCGGCCCGCTGCTGGCGCTGCTGATGGCGGGGCTGGCGTGGCGCTTCCGGGCGGCCGGGGACCGGGCTTCCGCACGGAAACTGTTCTTTTTCACGTTGATCTACCTGCCTGCGGCACTTGGTTTGCTTGCCATCGCTTGGCGCTAG
- a CDS encoding SCO family protein encodes MNSKGKLFAIYGTVAVICVAIISIAMWLRPGVQGSPNTLVVNAGKATEEKWLPIEKDIEGVNQLGEKVKLSDLKGKVVLLAEFFAVCPHCAQRNGVEMKAIYDAFGSNPDFRIVCISVDPANDTPEKLEGYAAAYGADAKNWWFFNAGDEKKVHEYLEHELKFMGIRERRDPADIESNGRFAHDLAFQLVDRDWQIVGKWPLADARSEESMKRQPELYEELKTHLYGRIRTELAKKPQTVER; translated from the coding sequence ATGAACTCGAAAGGAAAACTGTTTGCGATCTACGGCACCGTCGCCGTGATCTGCGTGGCGATCATCAGCATCGCCATGTGGCTGCGCCCGGGAGTACAGGGCTCGCCGAATACGCTCGTCGTGAATGCGGGCAAGGCGACCGAGGAGAAGTGGCTGCCGATCGAGAAGGACATCGAAGGCGTCAACCAGCTCGGTGAGAAGGTGAAGCTGTCCGATCTCAAAGGGAAGGTCGTGTTGCTCGCCGAGTTTTTCGCCGTGTGCCCGCACTGCGCCCAGCGCAATGGCGTGGAGATGAAGGCGATCTACGATGCCTTTGGTTCCAATCCGGATTTCCGCATCGTGTGCATCTCGGTGGATCCGGCCAATGACACGCCGGAGAAGCTCGAAGGCTATGCCGCGGCCTACGGTGCCGATGCGAAGAACTGGTGGTTCTTCAATGCCGGGGACGAGAAGAAGGTCCATGAGTATCTGGAGCATGAGCTGAAGTTCATGGGGATCCGCGAGCGCCGCGATCCGGCGGATATCGAATCGAACGGCCGCTTCGCGCATGACCTCGCATTCCAGCTCGTGGACCGCGATTGGCAGATCGTTGGCAAGTGGCCGCTGGCCGATGCGCGCTCCGAGGAATCGATGAAGCGTCAGCCGGAACTCTACGAGGAATTGAAGACTCATCTCTATGGTCGCATCCGCACGGAACTGGCGAAGAAACCGCAGACGGTGGAACGATGA
- a CDS encoding DUF420 domain-containing protein: MNDERRQWLSRTPNEALSKKLGIVTWVLTAVVLILVGLMRRPELRIPLPDGFSFSFLPPVHALLNTLVAFSLIGALVAVKKGRIGLHRSFIFAAMGLSVVFLLCYVAYHFTTEETRYGGTGWMRGAYFFLLITHITLAGISLPFILFTFTAGWTNRFAAHRRLAKWVFPLWLYVAVTGPICWLMLRPYY; this comes from the coding sequence ATGAACGACGAGCGCAGGCAGTGGCTGTCCCGCACGCCGAATGAGGCGTTGTCGAAGAAGCTGGGAATCGTGACCTGGGTGCTCACCGCGGTGGTGCTCATCCTGGTGGGGCTGATGCGGCGTCCGGAGTTGCGCATTCCGCTGCCGGACGGGTTTTCGTTTTCCTTCCTGCCGCCGGTGCATGCATTGCTGAATACGCTGGTGGCGTTCAGTTTGATCGGGGCCTTGGTGGCGGTGAAGAAGGGGAGGATCGGGCTGCACCGGTCCTTCATCTTCGCGGCGATGGGGCTCTCGGTTGTGTTCCTGCTGTGTTATGTGGCGTATCATTTCACCACGGAGGAAACGCGCTACGGCGGCACCGGCTGGATGCGCGGGGCGTATTTCTTCCTGCTCATCACCCATATCACGCTGGCGGGCATCAGCCTGCCGTTCATCCTGTTTACTTTCACGGCGGGGTGGACGAACCGTTTCGCCGCGCACCGTCGACTGGCGAAGTGGGTGTTTCCGTTGTGGCTCTACGTCGCCGTCACCGGCCCGATCTGCTGGCTGATGCTCCGGCCGTATTATTGA
- the hisD gene encoding histidinol dehydrogenase produces MKILRHSDPGYASFIKRLNRRAIPDPGVRELVGEIISEVAANGDGALLAYTKRFDGATLTAKELFVSEEEFAAAEKAVTPATRRAIARSLKNIKAFAKHSLRKDWSYKNAEGATVGERFTPFDRVGVYVPGGKAPLVSTALMTAGFALAAGVPEIIGATPCGPDGKVNPAVLYALRKSGATEVIKVGGAQAVAALALGTKSIRPVDMIVGPGNRFVVEAKRQLVGAVAIDLLPGPSEVLILSDKTGNPEFIAADLLAQAEHAGDSVVGFLTDSKALLDKVLKAVDRQILTLSRNKYIRDVLKGGTFVLHVKSMDEGIAIVNDFAPEHLSLICADEKKRLAQVRTAGAIYVGNDSPVAVGDFLAGPSHTLPTGGAGRSFSGLRADHFQRRTSIVKLDKAAVRKSLDVVEEFARIEGLDAHGRSTAIRLEHR; encoded by the coding sequence ATGAAGATCCTCCGTCACAGCGATCCCGGTTACGCCTCGTTCATCAAGCGCCTCAACCGCCGGGCGATTCCCGATCCGGGAGTGCGGGAACTCGTCGGTGAAATCATCTCCGAGGTCGCCGCGAACGGCGACGGGGCGTTGCTGGCCTACACCAAGCGTTTCGACGGTGCGACGCTGACGGCGAAGGAGCTTTTCGTGAGCGAGGAGGAATTCGCCGCCGCGGAAAAGGCGGTCACTCCGGCCACCCGCCGCGCCATCGCCCGCTCGCTGAAAAACATCAAGGCCTTCGCCAAGCACAGCCTGCGCAAAGACTGGTCCTACAAGAATGCCGAGGGCGCGACCGTCGGTGAACGCTTCACTCCCTTCGACCGCGTGGGCGTTTATGTCCCGGGCGGCAAGGCGCCGCTGGTTTCCACAGCGCTGATGACCGCCGGTTTCGCATTGGCGGCGGGCGTGCCGGAAATCATCGGCGCGACTCCTTGCGGTCCGGATGGCAAGGTGAACCCCGCCGTGCTCTACGCGCTGCGCAAATCCGGTGCCACCGAGGTGATCAAGGTGGGCGGCGCGCAGGCCGTGGCCGCGCTCGCACTGGGCACGAAGAGCATCCGTCCGGTGGATATGATCGTCGGCCCGGGCAACCGTTTCGTGGTCGAGGCGAAACGCCAGCTCGTGGGCGCGGTGGCGATCGACCTGCTGCCGGGACCGAGCGAGGTACTGATCCTTTCCGACAAGACCGGCAATCCGGAATTCATCGCCGCCGACCTGCTGGCCCAGGCGGAGCACGCCGGTGACAGCGTGGTGGGTTTCCTCACCGACTCGAAGGCGCTGCTCGACAAGGTGCTGAAAGCGGTGGACCGCCAGATCCTGACCCTGTCCCGCAACAAGTACATCCGCGATGTGCTGAAGGGCGGCACCTTCGTGCTGCACGTGAAGTCGATGGACGAAGGCATCGCGATCGTGAATGACTTCGCACCGGAGCACCTTTCGCTGATTTGCGCGGATGAGAAGAAACGGCTCGCCCAGGTCCGCACCGCGGGTGCGATCTATGTGGGCAACGATTCGCCGGTGGCGGTCGGCGATTTCCTCGCCGGACCCAGCCACACGCTGCCGACCGGTGGCGCGGGCCGCTCGTTCTCCGGGCTGCGTGCGGACCACTTCCAGCGCCGCACCAGCATCGTGAAGCTCGACAAGGCGGCGGTGCGGAAGTCGCTGGATGTCGTGGAAGAGTTCGCGCGGATCGAGGGGCTCGACGCGCACGGTCGCTCGACCGCCATCCGTCTGGAACACCGCTGA
- a CDS encoding TPM domain-containing protein: MCARPDETPRYSAQRFAAGKTVCPSCLVHLPQAAAACPSCRFSGEDTMKMFPHPLPPLQPVLDAANLWSESERSTIVRRVKKTRHRFPQIHWSLCTLDAAAIDNPRLFGFWMLNASPLAEGETADQRAWTVLMVINGATGKAAIVPGYGVEPWLSDDQWHKLLLEMTVAWGRGRRGLAVVKFFDAAERLLRRACRQARKKLRHQER, encoded by the coding sequence ATGTGCGCCCGGCCGGACGAGACCCCGCGCTATTCCGCCCAACGGTTTGCGGCGGGAAAGACGGTCTGTCCGTCCTGTCTGGTGCATCTGCCGCAGGCCGCGGCGGCATGTCCGTCCTGCCGCTTCAGCGGTGAGGACACGATGAAGATGTTCCCGCATCCACTGCCGCCGCTGCAGCCGGTGCTGGATGCCGCGAACCTGTGGTCGGAATCGGAACGTTCGACGATTGTCCGCCGGGTGAAGAAAACCCGCCACCGGTTTCCCCAGATCCACTGGAGCCTGTGTACGCTGGATGCGGCGGCCATCGACAATCCGCGCTTGTTCGGCTTCTGGATGCTCAATGCCAGCCCGCTCGCGGAAGGCGAGACGGCTGACCAGCGCGCGTGGACCGTGCTGATGGTGATCAATGGCGCGACCGGCAAAGCGGCGATCGTTCCCGGCTATGGTGTGGAGCCATGGTTGAGTGATGACCAGTGGCACAAGCTGCTGCTGGAGATGACGGTCGCGTGGGGCAGGGGACGTCGGGGGCTGGCCGTGGTGAAATTTTTCGATGCTGCCGAGCGCTTGCTGCGCCGTGCGTGCAGGCAGGCCCGCAAGAAACTCCGGCATCAGGAAAGATGA